One window of Bacteroides sp. AN502(2024) genomic DNA carries:
- a CDS encoding carbohydrate kinase yields the protein MNNIIVGMGEALWDVLPEGKKIGGAPANFAYHVSQFGFDSRVVSAVGRDELGEEILKVFNEKKLKMQIEQVDYPTGTVQVTLDDQGVPCYEIKEGVAWDNIPFTDELKRLALNTRAVCFGSLAQRNEVSRTTINRFLDTMPDIDGQLKIFDINLRQDFYTKEVLRDSFQRCNVLKINDEELVTISRMFGYPGIDLQDKCWILLAKYNLKILILTCGINGSYVFTPGVVSFQETPRVPVADTVGAGDSFTAAFCASILNGKPVPEAHKLAVEVSAFVCTQSGAMPELPQGLKDRLL from the coding sequence ATGAATAATATAATAGTAGGAATGGGCGAAGCACTTTGGGACGTGCTGCCCGAAGGGAAGAAAATCGGTGGTGCTCCGGCAAACTTTGCCTATCATGTATCGCAGTTTGGTTTTGACAGTCGTGTAGTGAGTGCCGTAGGCAGGGATGAACTGGGGGAAGAAATCCTGAAAGTATTCAACGAGAAGAAGTTGAAAATGCAGATTGAGCAGGTCGATTATCCTACCGGTACGGTGCAGGTAACGCTCGATGACCAAGGCGTGCCTTGTTATGAAATCAAAGAGGGCGTAGCGTGGGATAACATTCCCTTTACGGATGAATTGAAACGGCTGGCTCTGAACACGCGTGCCGTTTGTTTCGGTTCATTGGCGCAGCGCAATGAAGTAAGTCGTACCACTATCAACCGCTTTCTGGATACAATGCCCGATATAGACGGACAATTAAAGATATTCGATATCAATCTCCGTCAGGACTTCTATACCAAAGAGGTGTTACGCGACTCTTTCCAACGTTGTAATGTCTTGAAGATAAACGATGAAGAACTGGTGACCATCAGTCGGATGTTCGGTTATCCGGGCATTGACTTGCAGGATAAGTGCTGGATTCTGTTGGCTAAGTACAATCTGAAAATCTTGATTCTGACTTGCGGCATCAATGGCAGTTATGTATTTACTCCGGGCGTTGTCTCTTTCCAGGAAACACCGAGAGTGCCCGTAGCGGATACGGTGGGAGCGGGCGATTCCTTCACGGCTGCTTTCTGTGCTTCCATATTGAATGGCAAGCCGGTGCCCGAAGCTCATAAGTTGGCTGTGGAAGTCTCTGCTTTTGTCTGCACGCAGAGTGGGGCGATGCCCGAACTTCCGCAGG